The Lagopus muta isolate bLagMut1 chromosome 4, bLagMut1 primary, whole genome shotgun sequence genome has a window encoding:
- the SPR gene encoding sepiapterin reductase — protein MEAESGEERRRWAAASCVLTGASRGFGRSLARLLAPRLGPDSLLLLLARSDEALAQLAAELRDSCPGLRVECVAADLGSEEGLRRATGAVRELLPGGPPGRLLLINNAGSLGDISKSFLNLTDPNEINAYFAFNITSALCLTSSALQAFGTRPGCSRTVVNISSLCALQPFRSWVLYCSGKAARDMMFRVLAEEEPDIRVLNYSPGPLDTDMQLLARTKTGDAEVRQQFQSLHESGKLIDCSVSAQKLLRLLEENTFTSGAHVDFYSI, from the exons ATGGAAGCGGAGTCGGGAGAGGAGCGGCGGCGTTGGGCCGCGGCCTCGTGTGTGTTAACGGGCGCCTCGAGAGGCTTCGGCCGCAGCCTGGCACGGTTGTTGGCGCCGAGGCTCGGCCCAGATtcgctgctgttgctgttggcCCGCTCGGATGAAGCGCTGGCCCAACTGGCGGCCGAGCTGCGGGACTCCTGCCCTGGTTTGCGGGTGGAATGCGTGGCCGCCGATCTGGGATCCGAGGAGGGGTTGCGGAGGGCGACGGGAGCCGTgcgggagctgctgcctggcgGGCCGCCCGGCCGCCTGCTGCTCATCAACAACGCCG GCTCCTTGGGCGACATCTCCAAATCCTTCCTCAACCTCACCGATCCCAATGAGATCAACGCCTACTTCGCCTTCAACATCACCTCGGCTCTCTGCCTCACCAGCAGCGCCCTGCAGGCCTTTGGGACAcggccaggctgcagcaggacagtGGTGAACATCTCATCTCTCTGCGCCCTGCAGCCCTTCCGCAGCTGGGTGCTGTACTGCAGTGGGAAGGCTGCCCGGGATATGATGTTCCGTGTGCTGGCAGAGGAGGAGCCTGACATCCGTGTGCTCAACTATTCTCCAG GTCCCCTGGACACAGACATGCAGCTCTTGGCTCGCACGAAGACTGGAGATGCTGAGGTGCGTCAGCAATTCCAGAGCCTGCATGAGAGTGGGAAGCTGATAGACTGTTCTGTGTCAGCCCAGAAGCTGCTGAGGCTTCTGGAGGAAAATACCTTCACCTCGGGTGCACACGTGGACTTTTACAGCATCTGA